One Castanea sativa cultivar Marrone di Chiusa Pesio chromosome 4, ASM4071231v1 DNA window includes the following coding sequences:
- the LOC142630567 gene encoding uncharacterized protein LOC142630567, translated as MAFLSKVGNLLRQAASKQISSEFGASKPSFFQAIRCMSSMSSSKLFIGGLSYGTDEQSLKEAFAKYGEVVEARIIMDRETGRSRGFGFVTYVSSEEASSAIQALDGQDLHGRRVRVNYATDRARPSYGGGGYGGGGYGGDGGYGNNAYGGGGGGGYGNNAYGGSGGSGGSGGGYGNNSYDGAASGGYGTGSSGYGSGGNYQGGGGGTGSGYSGGGVGYSSGGNYASGNSGGYGNTGGNFDVSGGSGNFASGDGSSIAGSGFEGSTGQGFGGVDQFGTNEGSSVDGAAGDFDKDASLEGNFRDEDDDTGDFAKRA; from the exons ATGGCTTTCTTAAGTAAAGTTGGAAATCTGCTTAGACAGGCTGCGAGCAAGCAGATCAGCTCAGAATTTGGTGCCTCAAAACCGTCTTTCTTTCAAGCCATACGATGCATGTCATCCATGTCAAGCTCaaaactttttattggag GTCTTTCATATGGCACAGATGAGCAAAGTTTGAAGGAAGCTTTTGCTAAGTATGGAGAAGTTGTTGAAG CAAGAATCATTATGGATCGTGAGACTGGTAGATCCAGAGGATTTGGCTTTGTTACATATGTTTCAAGTGAGGAGGCCTCCAGTGCTATCCAGGCCTTAGATGGACAG GATCTCCATGGTCGTCGGGTAAGGGTGAATTATGCTACTGATAGGGCTCGTCCTAGCTATGGAGGTGGTGgctatggtggtggtggctatGGTGGTGATGGCGGCTATGGTAACAATGCTtatggcggtggtggtggtggcggctATGGTAACAATGCATACGGTGGCAGTGGCGGCAGTGGCGGCAGTGGCGGCGGCTATGGTAACAATTCTTATGATGGTGCTGCCAGTGGAGGCTATGGCACTGGTAGTAGCGGATATGGTTCGGGTGGGAATTATCAAGGAGGTGGTGGTGGCACTGGTAGTGGCTACAGTGGAGGTGGTGTTGGTTACAGCAGTGGTGGCAATTATGCCAGTGGGAACAGTGGAGGCTATGGCAATACTGGTGGGAATTTTGATGTTTCTGGCGGTAGTGGTAACTTTGCCTCTGGGGATGGCAGTAGCATAGCTGGTAGTGGATTTGAAGGAAGTACTGGACAGGGCTTTGGTGGTGTTGATCAATTTGGTACCAATGAGGGCAGCAGTGTGGATGGTGCAGCTGGAGACTTTGACAAAGATGCTTCTTTGGAAGGAAACTTCAGGGATGAGGACGATGACACTGGTGATTTTGCCAAAAGGGCCTGA
- the LOC142630429 gene encoding tyrosine--tRNA ligase, chloroplastic/mitochondrial has translation MAAAASTTTTRTLLLFSPFRTSLTSSSSSSSSSFSLHNFPKLPFSPFKTTTSTYTYCCYHSSTQSQSQSQSQSSPPSRLNNNNNNNNNNNNNNVIEILQQRGLIESLTSPDLHDAVVSSSPLKVYCGFDPTAESLHLGNLLGIIVLSWFHRLGHQPVALIGGATARVGDPSGKSLERPDLDLDSLRRNTLGIQSTIATILSGNSVILNNYDWWKEVKLLDFLKDVGKYARVGTMMAKESVKKRLESEQGMSYTEFTYQLLQGYDFLHLYKNEGVRVQIGGSDQWGNITAGTELIRKVLQVEKGAYGLTFPLLLKSDGTKFGKSEDGAIWLSPAMLSPYKFYQYFFSVPDSDVVRFLKMLTFLEMEEIGELEREMGRVGYVPNTAQRRLAEEVTRFVHGEEGLMEAIKATKALRPGAETKLDWETIEGIAEDVPSCSLKYDQVVNVQLVELSVSAGLFESKSAARRLLKQGGLYLNNSRVDGEDKRIEAEDIVDGKVVLLSAGKKNKVLVRIS, from the coding sequence ATGGCCGCCGCcgcctccaccaccaccaccagaaCTCTCCTTCTCTTCTCCCCATTCAGAACCTCCCtcacctcttcttcttcttcttcttcttcttctttttctttgcacAATTTCCCTAAACTACCCTTCTCCCCTTTCAAAACCACCACCTCTACCTACACCTATTGCTGCTACCACTCCTCCACACAATCAcaatcccaatcccaatcccaatccTCTCCTCCTTCTCgcctcaacaacaacaacaacaacaacaacaacaacaacaacaacaacgtcATCGAAATCCTCCAACAACGCGGCCTCATCGAGTCCCTAACCAGCCCTGACCTCCACGACGCCGTCGTTTCATCCTCACCTCTCAAAGTTTACTGCGGTTTCGACCCCACCGCCGAATCCCTCCACCTCGGCAACCTCCTCGGCATCATCGTCCTCTCCTGGTTCCACCGCCTCGGCCACCAGCCCGTCGCCCTCATCGGCGGCGCCACCGCTCGCGTCGGCGACCCCTCCGGCAAGTCCCTCGAGCGTCCCGACCTCGACCTCGACTCTCTCCGTCGCAACACCCTCGGCATTCAGTCCACCATCGCCACAATCCTCTCCGGAAACTCCGTCATCCTCAACAACTACGATTGGTGGAAGGAGGTCAAGCTCTTGGATTTTTTGAAAGATGTGGGGAAGTACGCTAGGGTTGGGACTATGATGGCGAAGGAGAGCGTGAAAAAGCGGTTGGAATCGGAGCAAGGAATGAGTTACACCGAGTTCACGTACCAGCTATTGCAAGGCTACGATTTCTTGCATTTGTATAAGAACGAGGGAGTTAGGGTTCAAATCGGCGGTAGCGATCAGTGGGGGAATATCACCGCCGGAACCGAATTGATTCGGAAGGTTTTGCAAGTCGAGAAAGGAGCGTACGGATTGACATTTCCTCTCTTGTTGAAGAGCGATGGAACGAAGTTTGGGAAATCGGAGGACGGCGCGATTTGGTTATCGCCGGCGATGCTCTCGCCGTACAAGTTTTATCAGTACTTCTTCTCGGTGCCGGACTCGGACGTAGTGAGGTTTTTGAAAATGCTGACTTTTTTGGAGATGGAGGAGATTGGGGagttggagagggagatggggAGAGTAGGTTACGTGCCCAACACGGCACAGAGGAGACTTGCGGAGGAAGTTACGCGATTCGTGCACGGGGAGGAAGGGTTGATGGAGGCTATAAAGGCTACAAAGGCATTGAGGCCCGGGGCGGAGACGAAGCTGGATTGGGAGACCATTGAGGGGATTGCAGAGGATGTGCcgtcttgttctttgaagtatgaTCAGGTGGTGAATGTTCAGCTCGTTGAGCTCTCGGTTTCTGCTGGTTTGTTTGAGAGCAAATCGGCTGCAAGGCGGTTGTTGAAGCAGGGGGGTTTGTATTTGAATAACAGTAGAGTGGATGGTGAGGATAAGAGGATTGAAGCTGAGGATATTGTCGATGGGAAAGTTGTTCTTTTGTCTGCAGGAAAAAAGAACAAGGTGCTCGTACGGATATCTTGA
- the LOC142632135 gene encoding uncharacterized protein LOC142632135 isoform X1 translates to MDFWVVAVAAGAGYLAKNWQNISKRNRFSLPELSSGDSNCGKPDSPGHSFQRLAQRQKLADDVSTDSKRVSNGRLSDRYQVDSISAVEVASTSGFDGEKLGSTGEFEDRNLLYVSSLPPGCSTNENVLEHEAGNRLSGDIIDDYEYLPSPLGSFHGPSRNRSSLRTKFSNRQFIKPVSSLESCLMAQLYKVHAEMEDYVFSFLPSASTPTTRPLFVSDGSRILNRAYGHSFSAQIGFKENKGHNEAYLEKNENVYGIPPLEFTKKMKKTRKGQSGRLSSSIKLVNGKRIHSQDGSPDSMILFCLGISIGIIASILTYKREVDNLKEVLKQTENLVQDLQEELEMKDSMTVKELANDNYESQDTCDNSCDRALNVFSPEMHLDGSTKYHDKKSYDQKAEESSETMSKIEAELEAELERLGLNISACSLDRRLSDIVELDPDFVADFTQGELREDMIHGQAAAQPKSNQDARDTSTPHSGTYAVSPRELSLRLHEVIQSRLEDRVQELETALQHSQRKLKLKESGHKNSWKEFSSNECRYSSTQECSIANECNPMAQPLVMNLSEEALDAYNEAYIELMKIDDSEDQDLSLVAHENKHQEGFNPSDQHAFRGQSGGIGGSIPHLAIDDDTLSMEFFSSKTKAFGGHTSEVKEFNDVCESEDESSDCDDEIEKQLIKQIVEKTKKGSPVVLNAQRVLFSMDETEH, encoded by the exons ATGGATTTCTGGGTGGTTGCAGTTGCTGCTGGTGCTGGATATTTAGCTAAGAATTggcaaaatatttcaaaaaggAACAGGTTTAGCTTACCTGAATTGTCATCTGGGGATTCCAATTGTGGGAAACCCGACTCCCCAGGTCATTCCTTCCAACGATTGGCACAAAGACAGAAACTAGCAGATGATGTTTCTACTGATAGTAAAAGGGTTTCTAATGGGAGACTTTCAGATAGGTACCAAGTGGATAGTATTTCAGCAGTAGAAGTGGCTTCCACTAGTGGGTTTGATGGTGAAAAGCTGGGGAGCACAGGAGAATTTGAAGATCGCAATTTACTTTATGTATCCAGCTTACCACCAGGATGCTCAACAAATGAAAATGTTTTAGAGCATGAGGCTGGAAATAGGCTAAGTGGTGATATCATTGATGACTATGAATATTTACCTAGCCCTTTGGGTTCTTTTCATGGTCCTTCAAGGAATAGAAGCTCTCTTCGAACTAAATTTTCAAATAGGCAATTTATCAAACCCGTATCTTCCTTGGAAAGTTGTCTTATGGCTCAGCTATACAAGGTACACGCTGAAATGGAAGACTATGTATTTAGTTTCCTTCCATCGGCATCTACACCAACTACGAGGCCATTATTTGTTTCCGATGGAAGCCGAATACTCAACAGAGCATATGGTCATTCTTTCAGTGCACAAATTGGATTTAAGGAGAACAAGGGGCATAACGAAGCCTACttggaaaagaatgaaaatgtgtaCGGCATTCCTCCACTAGAGTTCACCAAGAAGATGAAAAAGACAAGAAAGGGGCAGAGTGGAAGATTGAGTAGCTCAATTAAACTGGTGAATGGAAAACGCATCCATTCACAAGATG GGTCACCAGATAGTATGATTCTCTTCTGTCTTGGGATTTCTATTGGCATAATAGCTTCTATCTTGACATATAAAAGAGAAGTAGACAATCTGAAAGAGGTGTTGAAGCAGACTGAGAACTTGGTTCAAGATCTGCAAGAAGAACTAGAGATGAAAGATTCAATGACTGTGAAAGAACTGGCTAATGATAACTACGAATCTCAGGATACATGTGATAACTCCTGTGACAGGGCTCTAAATGTTTTTTCCCCTGAAATGCATTTAGATGGTTCAACAAAATATCATgataaaaaatcatatgatCAGAAGGCAGAGGAGAGTTCAGAAACTATGAGTAAAATTGAAGCAGAGCTTGAAGCAGAACTTGAGAGGTTGGGGCTAAACATCAGTGCATGTAGTTTGGACAGAAGATTGTCTGATATTGTTGAG CTTGACCCAGACTTTGTAGCAGATTTTACTCAAGGTGAGTTGAGAGAAGACATGATCCATGGGCAAGCTGCTGCACAACCTAAGTCAAATCAAGATGCAAGGGACACCTCCACCCCGCACTCTGGAACCTATGCTGTTTCACCCAGAGAGCTCAGCTTGCGTCTGCATGAGGTTATCCAATCTAGACTTGAAGATCGTGTGCAGGAGCTTGAGACAGCCCTTCAACACAGCCAGAGAAAGTTAAAACTCAAGGAATCAGGGCATAAGAATTCTTGGAAGGAGTTCTCAAGCAATGAATGCAGATATTCCTCTACCCAAGAATGTTCAATTGCTAATGAATGTAATCCTATGGCCCAGCCTCTGGTTATGAATCTCTCAGAGGAAGCTCTAGATGCATACAATGAGGCTTATATAGAGTTGATGAAGATAGATGATTCAGAAGACCAGGATTTATCATTAGTAGCCCATGAAAATAAGCATCAAGAGGGCTTCAATCCATCAGATCAACATGCATTTAGGGGTCAAAGTGGTGGGATAGGTGGTTCAATACCACATCTTGCAATTGATGATGATACATTATCTATGGAATTCTTTTCTAGTAAGACGAAAGCATTTGGAGGTCACACATCCGAGGTTAAGGAATTTAATGATGTCTGTGAAAGTGAAGATGAAAGTAGTGACTGTGATGATGAAATTGAGAAGCAGTTGATCAAGCAGATTGTGGAGAAAACCAAGAAAGGTTCTCCTGTAGTTCTAAATGCACAAAGAGTGTTGTTTTCAATGGATGAAACTGAGCATtga
- the LOC142632135 gene encoding uncharacterized protein LOC142632135 isoform X2, translated as MDFWVVAVAAGAGYLAKNWQNISKRNRFSLPELSSGDSNCGKPDSPGHSFQRLAQRQKLADDVSTDSKRVSNGRLSDRYQVDSISAVEVASTSGFDGEKLGSTGEFEDRNLLYVSSLPPGCSTNENVLEHEAGNRLSGDIIDDYEYLPSPLGSFHGPSRNRSSLRTKFSNRQFIKPVSSLESCLMAQLYKVHAEMEDYVFSFLPSASTPTTRPLFVSDGSRILNRAYGHSFSAQIGFKENKGHNEAYLEKNENVYGIPPLEFTKKMKKTRKGQSGRLSSSIKLVNGKRIHSQDDSMILFCLGISIGIIASILTYKREVDNLKEVLKQTENLVQDLQEELEMKDSMTVKELANDNYESQDTCDNSCDRALNVFSPEMHLDGSTKYHDKKSYDQKAEESSETMSKIEAELEAELERLGLNISACSLDRRLSDIVELDPDFVADFTQGELREDMIHGQAAAQPKSNQDARDTSTPHSGTYAVSPRELSLRLHEVIQSRLEDRVQELETALQHSQRKLKLKESGHKNSWKEFSSNECRYSSTQECSIANECNPMAQPLVMNLSEEALDAYNEAYIELMKIDDSEDQDLSLVAHENKHQEGFNPSDQHAFRGQSGGIGGSIPHLAIDDDTLSMEFFSSKTKAFGGHTSEVKEFNDVCESEDESSDCDDEIEKQLIKQIVEKTKKGSPVVLNAQRVLFSMDETEH; from the exons ATGGATTTCTGGGTGGTTGCAGTTGCTGCTGGTGCTGGATATTTAGCTAAGAATTggcaaaatatttcaaaaaggAACAGGTTTAGCTTACCTGAATTGTCATCTGGGGATTCCAATTGTGGGAAACCCGACTCCCCAGGTCATTCCTTCCAACGATTGGCACAAAGACAGAAACTAGCAGATGATGTTTCTACTGATAGTAAAAGGGTTTCTAATGGGAGACTTTCAGATAGGTACCAAGTGGATAGTATTTCAGCAGTAGAAGTGGCTTCCACTAGTGGGTTTGATGGTGAAAAGCTGGGGAGCACAGGAGAATTTGAAGATCGCAATTTACTTTATGTATCCAGCTTACCACCAGGATGCTCAACAAATGAAAATGTTTTAGAGCATGAGGCTGGAAATAGGCTAAGTGGTGATATCATTGATGACTATGAATATTTACCTAGCCCTTTGGGTTCTTTTCATGGTCCTTCAAGGAATAGAAGCTCTCTTCGAACTAAATTTTCAAATAGGCAATTTATCAAACCCGTATCTTCCTTGGAAAGTTGTCTTATGGCTCAGCTATACAAGGTACACGCTGAAATGGAAGACTATGTATTTAGTTTCCTTCCATCGGCATCTACACCAACTACGAGGCCATTATTTGTTTCCGATGGAAGCCGAATACTCAACAGAGCATATGGTCATTCTTTCAGTGCACAAATTGGATTTAAGGAGAACAAGGGGCATAACGAAGCCTACttggaaaagaatgaaaatgtgtaCGGCATTCCTCCACTAGAGTTCACCAAGAAGATGAAAAAGACAAGAAAGGGGCAGAGTGGAAGATTGAGTAGCTCAATTAAACTGGTGAATGGAAAACGCATCCATTCACAAGATG ATAGTATGATTCTCTTCTGTCTTGGGATTTCTATTGGCATAATAGCTTCTATCTTGACATATAAAAGAGAAGTAGACAATCTGAAAGAGGTGTTGAAGCAGACTGAGAACTTGGTTCAAGATCTGCAAGAAGAACTAGAGATGAAAGATTCAATGACTGTGAAAGAACTGGCTAATGATAACTACGAATCTCAGGATACATGTGATAACTCCTGTGACAGGGCTCTAAATGTTTTTTCCCCTGAAATGCATTTAGATGGTTCAACAAAATATCATgataaaaaatcatatgatCAGAAGGCAGAGGAGAGTTCAGAAACTATGAGTAAAATTGAAGCAGAGCTTGAAGCAGAACTTGAGAGGTTGGGGCTAAACATCAGTGCATGTAGTTTGGACAGAAGATTGTCTGATATTGTTGAG CTTGACCCAGACTTTGTAGCAGATTTTACTCAAGGTGAGTTGAGAGAAGACATGATCCATGGGCAAGCTGCTGCACAACCTAAGTCAAATCAAGATGCAAGGGACACCTCCACCCCGCACTCTGGAACCTATGCTGTTTCACCCAGAGAGCTCAGCTTGCGTCTGCATGAGGTTATCCAATCTAGACTTGAAGATCGTGTGCAGGAGCTTGAGACAGCCCTTCAACACAGCCAGAGAAAGTTAAAACTCAAGGAATCAGGGCATAAGAATTCTTGGAAGGAGTTCTCAAGCAATGAATGCAGATATTCCTCTACCCAAGAATGTTCAATTGCTAATGAATGTAATCCTATGGCCCAGCCTCTGGTTATGAATCTCTCAGAGGAAGCTCTAGATGCATACAATGAGGCTTATATAGAGTTGATGAAGATAGATGATTCAGAAGACCAGGATTTATCATTAGTAGCCCATGAAAATAAGCATCAAGAGGGCTTCAATCCATCAGATCAACATGCATTTAGGGGTCAAAGTGGTGGGATAGGTGGTTCAATACCACATCTTGCAATTGATGATGATACATTATCTATGGAATTCTTTTCTAGTAAGACGAAAGCATTTGGAGGTCACACATCCGAGGTTAAGGAATTTAATGATGTCTGTGAAAGTGAAGATGAAAGTAGTGACTGTGATGATGAAATTGAGAAGCAGTTGATCAAGCAGATTGTGGAGAAAACCAAGAAAGGTTCTCCTGTAGTTCTAAATGCACAAAGAGTGTTGTTTTCAATGGATGAAACTGAGCATtga
- the LOC142631878 gene encoding cullin-1-like — translation MVAKTFTVEEGWEYMRNNGILKLIRILEGRSEPSFTIAESMMLYTTVYNMCNQHPRPDNSEKVYKKYQEVFEEYIIPKVLPSIKEKHGEIMLMELVKRWVNHKVMIRWLSRFFEYLSRSYLVKKLDCSPLEELGVKHFRNLVYLEVGRNAIDVVITLINKEREGQQIDRGLLKNVSDFFIEIGSVCINCYEMDFEALMLQDTSEYYSRKASKWIVEDSCPDYMLKAEECLKRERDRVFHYMHPSTEKKLVEKVQHELLMVKSKQLLENECSGFCALLREEKVEDLSRMYRLYHEIPQGLKNIASIYKEHITGEGTALVKEAEDAAPNQDASKVGVQEQVLTRKITKLLDKYVAQVNDLFSNHSLFNKALKEAFEVFCNKTVAGRSSAELLAASCDNILHKGGNESDEDIEETLEKVVKLLAFTYDKDLFAEFYRKKLARRLLFDRGANEDHEKSILSKMKQQCGGLFTSKMEGMVTDIILAREYQNKLVEYLRSNSNANPGIDFSVTVLTSGFWPTYKSFNLSLPTEMAKCVQVFKDFYDTQTKHRRLTWIYSLGTCNINAKFETKTIELIVSTYQAAALLLFNSSDRLSFSEIRTQLNLTDDDLVRLLHSLSCAKYKILKKEPNTKTISTTDNFEFNYEFTDRMRRIKIPVPPVDERKKVIEEVDKDRRYTIDAAIVRTMKSRKVLELQKLVIECVEQLSNMFKPDIKLIKKRIEDLITRDFLERDQDNPSMFKYLA, via the exons ATGGTGGCAAAGACTTTTACCGTTGAGGAAGGATGGGAATATATGAGAAACAATGGGATATTAAAGCTTATTAGGATTCTTGAAGGACGGTCAGAGCCATCTTTCACAATAGCAGAATCTATGATGCTCTACAc AACTGTTTACAACATGTGCAATCAACATCCCCGTCCTGATAATTCTGAGAAGGTCTATAAAAAGTACCAGGAGGTGTTTGAGGAATACATAATTCCCAAG GTATTACCATCTATAAAAGAGAAGCATGGTGAGATTATGCTTATGGAACTAGTGAAAAGATGGGTTAACCACAAAGTAATGATTAGATGGCTGTCACGTTTCTTCGAATATCTTTCTCGTTCCTACCTAGTTAAAAAACTAGATTGTTCTCCACTTGAGGAACTTGGAGTTAAACACTTCCGCAATCTG GTTTATCTGGAGGTGGGTAGAAATGCCATAGATGTTGTAATTACTCTG ATAAATAAAGAACGTGAAGGACAGCAAATTGACCGAGGACTGTTGAAGAATGTTTCAGATTTCTTTATAGAAATTGGATCTGTATGTATAAATTGTTATGAAATGGATTTTGAAGCACTCATGCTTCAGGATACTAGTGAATACTATTCTCGTAAGGCATCAAAATGGATTGTGGAGGATTCTTGTCCAGATTATATGTTAAAG GCTGAGGAATGCTTGAAAAGGGAGAGGGATAGAGTTTTTCATTACATGCATCCAAGCACTGAGAAGAAGTTGGTGGAG AAAGTGCAACATGAGTTGTTGATGGTCAAATCAAAGCAACTGCTTGAGAACGAGTGTTCTGGATTTTGTGCATTGCTTAGAGAAGAGAAG GTAGAGGATCTTTCCAGAATGTATAGACTTTACCATGAAATACCTCAAGGCTTGAAAAATATTGCTTCTATATACAAAGAG CATATTACTGGTGAAGGTACTGCTTTGGTCAAAGAGGCTGAAGATGCCGCACCAAATCAg GATGCAAGTAAAGTTGGGGTGCAGGAACag GTCCTTACCAGAAAAATAACCAAGCTTCTTGACAAGTATGTGGCACAAGTGAATGATTTGTTCTCAAACCACAGTTTGTTTAACAAG GCCCTGAAAGAGGCTTTTGAGGTATTCTGCAATAAAACTGTTGCTGGAAGATCAAGTGCTGAACTACTGGCTGCATCCTGTGATAACATCCTCCACAAGGGTGGAAATGAGAGTGATGAGGACATTGAAGAAACACTTGAGAAG GTAGTTAAGCTGCTTGCATTTACTTATGATAAAGACCTTTTTGCAGAATTCTACAG AAAGAAGCTAGCTCGCCGTCTACTTTTTGATCGGGGTGCTAATGAGGACCACGAAAAGAGTATTCTATCCAAGATGAAGCAGCAGTGTGGTGGACTGTTTACATCAAAGATGGAGGGGATG GTCACCGATATAATATTGGCACGGGAATATCAGAACAAATTAGTGGAATATCTTCGCAGTAACTCAAATGCAAATCCTGGGATTGATTTTAGTGTCACAGTTCTTACTAGTGGATTCTGGCCAACTTATAAATCCTTTAATCTCAGTCTCCCCACGGAGATG GCAAAGTGTGTTCAGGTTTTTAAAGATTTCTAtgacacacaaacaaaacacaGAAGACTTACATGGATCTATTCATTGGGAACTTGCAACATTAATGCAAAGTTTGAGACAAAAACTATTGAACTGATTGTGTCAACCTATCAG GCTGCAGCACTGTTGCTATTTAACTCTTCGGATAGATTGAGCTTTTCAGAAATCAGAACTCAGTTGAACTTGACTGATGATGACTTGGTTAGATTGCTTCATTCACTGTCATGCGCCAAATATAAGATCCTTAAAAAGGAGCCAAACACAAAAACTATCTCTACAACTGACAACTTCGAGTTCAACTACGAGTTCACTGACAGAATGAGGAGGATTAAG ATTCCTGTCCCACCGGTGGATGAAAGGAAGAAGGTAATTGAAGAAGTTGACAAAGACAGGCGCTACACTATTGATGCTGCAATAGTCCGCACCATGAAAAGTCGGAAAGTTTTGGAGCTCCAAAAGTTAGTCATTGAGTGTGTGGAGCAGTTGAGCAACATGTTCAAG CCtgatattaaattaattaaaaagcgAATTGAAGATCTTATCACTCGTGATTTTCTGGAGAGGGACCAAGACAACCCAAGCATGTTTAAGTACTTGGCATGA